In one Halorubrum sp. CBA1229 genomic region, the following are encoded:
- a CDS encoding MBL fold metallo-hydrolase: MRVTLLGTGDTTGTPTAGCDCDTCVAARERGVSRSRFSVHVANERTGESLLVDFSPDFRQQFLDADVPLPDAGIVTHIHFDHLDGLGNVYRLVDGLPVHAPNETDPATDESVAETIRAKYDYLEDRIGVHAREPFEPFETCGLEVRFVPVDHPPLLCYGVVIEDPETGATLSLTGDTSYDVPERSREALAGADLLLADAIVPASLCDHHPIGGGHEGPDGVPRTFGTKHMTREGALALADELDADRTRLVHVAHYYPPDEAFAEPLAVDGEVYEL; the protein is encoded by the coding sequence ATGCGGGTCACCCTCCTCGGCACCGGCGACACGACCGGGACGCCGACCGCCGGCTGCGACTGCGACACCTGCGTCGCGGCGCGCGAGCGGGGGGTGTCGCGCTCGCGGTTCTCGGTCCACGTCGCCAACGAGCGCACCGGCGAGTCGCTGCTCGTCGACTTCAGTCCGGACTTCAGACAGCAGTTCCTCGACGCCGACGTTCCCCTCCCCGACGCCGGCATCGTGACGCACATCCACTTCGATCACCTCGACGGCCTCGGCAACGTCTACCGGCTGGTCGACGGGCTCCCGGTCCACGCGCCGAACGAGACCGACCCCGCCACCGACGAGAGCGTCGCCGAGACGATCCGCGCGAAGTACGACTACCTCGAGGACCGGATCGGCGTCCACGCCCGCGAGCCGTTCGAGCCCTTCGAGACGTGCGGGCTCGAGGTCCGCTTCGTTCCCGTCGACCACCCGCCGCTCCTTTGTTACGGGGTCGTGATCGAGGACCCGGAGACGGGCGCGACGCTCTCGCTGACGGGCGACACGAGCTACGACGTGCCCGAGCGCTCCCGCGAGGCGCTCGCCGGCGCCGACCTCCTGCTGGCCGACGCCATCGTCCCCGCCTCCCTCTGCGATCACCACCCGATCGGCGGGGGCCACGAGGGGCCCGACGGCGTCCCCCGCACGTTCGGCACGAAGCACATGACCCGAGAGGGAGCGCTCGCGCTCGCCGACGAGCTGGACGCCGACCGGACGCGGCTCGTCCACGTCGCGCACTACTACCCGCCCGACGAGGCGTTCGCGGAGCCGCTCGCGGTCGACGGCGAAGTGTACGAGCTGTGA
- a CDS encoding DHH family phosphoesterase, translating to MAVADSPVPDLAGRASACADRLRAADRVLLASHIDADGLTSGAIASTALARAGIDHEVVFEKQLDAESIAGIAAREFDVVLFTDFGSGQLDVIADHEARGAFVPVIADHHQPADRDTEFHLNPLLEGIDGASELSGAGASYVLARALEGPDGDNRDLAALAVVGAVGDMQDSDGGLVGANEAIVADGVDAGVIETRTDLDLYGRQTRPLPKLLEYASDVKIPGVSNDEAGAISFLTDLDVDVKRDGEWRRWVDLDGEERQTLASALMRRAVASGVPADRIEALVGTSYTLVDEEPGTELRDVSEFSTLLNATARYERADVGLAVCLGDRGDALAEARRLLRTHRRNLSEGLQWVKTEGVTDEEHLQWFDAGSRIRETIVGIVAGMAIGSPAVDRSKPVIAFAEESAEELKVSSRGSHALVRRGLDLSAVMREASQSVGGDGGGHDVAAGATIPIDERDAFVAEADRLVGEQLS from the coding sequence ATGGCAGTCGCCGACTCACCCGTGCCGGACCTCGCCGGACGCGCGAGCGCCTGCGCCGACCGCCTCCGCGCCGCCGATCGGGTGCTGCTCGCGTCCCACATCGACGCCGACGGGCTGACGAGCGGCGCGATCGCCTCGACGGCGCTCGCGCGCGCCGGGATCGACCACGAGGTCGTCTTCGAGAAGCAGCTGGACGCCGAGTCGATCGCGGGGATCGCCGCCCGCGAGTTCGACGTGGTGCTGTTCACCGACTTCGGCTCCGGCCAGCTCGACGTTATCGCCGACCACGAGGCCCGCGGCGCGTTCGTCCCCGTGATCGCCGATCACCACCAGCCGGCCGACCGCGACACGGAGTTCCACCTCAACCCCCTCCTCGAGGGGATCGACGGCGCGAGCGAGCTGTCGGGCGCGGGCGCAAGCTACGTGCTCGCCCGGGCGCTGGAGGGGCCGGACGGCGACAACCGCGACCTCGCCGCGCTCGCGGTGGTCGGCGCGGTCGGCGACATGCAGGACTCCGACGGCGGACTCGTCGGCGCCAACGAGGCGATCGTCGCCGACGGCGTCGACGCCGGCGTCATCGAGACGCGCACCGACCTGGACCTGTACGGCAGACAGACCCGCCCGCTGCCGAAGCTGCTGGAGTACGCCTCAGACGTGAAGATCCCGGGCGTCTCGAACGACGAGGCGGGGGCGATCTCCTTCCTGACCGACCTCGACGTCGACGTGAAACGCGACGGGGAGTGGCGCCGCTGGGTCGATCTCGACGGCGAGGAGCGGCAGACCCTCGCGTCCGCGCTGATGCGCCGCGCCGTCGCCTCCGGCGTCCCCGCGGACCGGATCGAGGCGCTCGTCGGCACCTCCTACACGCTCGTCGACGAGGAGCCCGGCACGGAGCTACGGGACGTCAGCGAGTTCTCCACCCTGCTCAACGCCACCGCCCGGTACGAGCGCGCCGACGTCGGCCTCGCGGTGTGTCTCGGCGACCGCGGCGACGCGCTCGCCGAGGCGCGCCGGCTCCTCCGGACGCACCGCCGGAACCTCTCGGAGGGGCTCCAGTGGGTGAAGACGGAGGGCGTCACCGACGAGGAACACCTCCAGTGGTTCGACGCCGGCTCGCGGATCCGCGAGACGATCGTCGGGATCGTCGCCGGGATGGCGATCGGCTCGCCGGCGGTCGACCGCTCGAAGCCCGTGATCGCGTTCGCGGAGGAGAGCGCCGAGGAGCTGAAGGTGTCCTCGCGGGGCTCGCACGCGCTCGTGCGCCGGGGGCTCGACCTCTCCGCGGTGATGCGAGAGGCGAGTC
- the metX gene encoding homoserine O-acetyltransferase, translating into MSATPSDEGVASLGEFVFECGQSVPDLEVAYETHGEFDGDNVVLVCHALTGSQNVARSPSPDRDAGQAGQARAWWDDIVGPGKAIDTTEYFVVCANVPGSCYGTTGPTSERPADLDLPDEPDHDRWGTAFPPVQVEDWARAQRRLLDHLGVGRLRAVVGGSVGGMNVLEWAKRYPDDVDRIVPIATAGRLDAQCLALDAVARRAIRADQHWNGGDYYGEDRPSPDEGLALARQIGHIMYLSKASMERKFGRRSAGRDSLTREEGDLGLPPEPTAAFFPYREVESYLDYQAEGFSERFDANSYLYLTRAMDEYDLAAGHGTDADALAAFEGEALLMSFTADWHFTVEQSASLATAFRDRDVPVAHHVIDSDHGHDAFLVEPEHVGPPLRDFLADGVEGRAVSDDGGEGEESARPESDHAPVHASLFQG; encoded by the coding sequence ATGAGCGCCACGCCGTCCGACGAGGGCGTCGCCTCGCTCGGCGAGTTCGTCTTCGAGTGCGGCCAGTCGGTCCCCGACCTCGAGGTCGCCTACGAGACGCACGGCGAGTTCGACGGCGACAACGTCGTGTTGGTCTGTCACGCGCTCACGGGGAGCCAGAACGTCGCGCGCTCGCCGTCGCCGGACCGGGACGCCGGGCAGGCCGGGCAGGCCCGCGCGTGGTGGGACGACATCGTCGGCCCGGGGAAGGCGATCGACACGACGGAGTACTTCGTCGTCTGCGCGAACGTCCCCGGCTCCTGTTACGGCACGACCGGCCCGACGAGCGAGCGCCCCGCCGACCTCGACCTCCCCGACGAGCCCGACCACGACCGGTGGGGCACCGCCTTCCCGCCCGTGCAGGTCGAGGACTGGGCGCGCGCCCAGCGGCGCCTGCTCGATCACCTCGGCGTGGGGCGGCTGCGCGCCGTCGTCGGCGGCAGCGTCGGCGGTATGAACGTCTTGGAGTGGGCCAAGCGCTACCCGGACGACGTCGACCGGATCGTCCCCATCGCGACCGCCGGGCGGCTCGACGCCCAGTGTCTCGCGCTCGATGCGGTCGCCCGCCGCGCGATCCGCGCGGACCAGCACTGGAACGGGGGCGACTACTACGGCGAGGACCGCCCCTCGCCCGACGAGGGGCTCGCGCTGGCCCGGCAGATCGGCCACATCATGTACCTCTCGAAGGCCTCCATGGAGCGCAAGTTCGGCCGGCGCTCCGCGGGCCGCGACTCGCTGACCCGCGAGGAGGGCGACCTCGGGCTGCCGCCGGAGCCGACGGCGGCGTTCTTCCCGTACCGGGAGGTGGAGTCGTACCTCGACTACCAGGCCGAGGGGTTCAGCGAGCGCTTCGACGCCAACAGCTACCTCTACCTCACGCGCGCCATGGACGAGTACGACCTCGCCGCCGGCCACGGCACCGACGCCGACGCCCTCGCCGCCTTCGAGGGTGAGGCGCTCCTGATGAGCTTCACCGCCGACTGGCACTTCACCGTCGAGCAGTCGGCGTCGCTCGCGACCGCCTTCCGCGACCGCGACGTCCCCGTCGCCCACCACGTGATCGACTCCGACCACGGCCACGACGCGTTCCTCGTCGAGCCCGAACACGTCGGCCCGCCGCTCCGCGACTTCCTCGCGGACGGGGTCGAGGGCCGAGCGGTCTCCGACGACGGCGGCGAGGGCGAGGAGTCTGCGCGCCCCGAGTCGGACCACGCGCCGGTGCACGCGAGCCTGTTTCAGGGGTAG
- a CDS encoding O-acetylhomoserine aminocarboxypropyltransferase/cysteine synthase family protein — MTRGFNTRSLHAGAEADPATGSRATPIHQTTSFVFDDADTAAELYALRAEGHIYSRLSNPTVGALEDRIADLAGGTDAVATGAGMAAFDAITTVLASAGDNVVASSEMYGGTAAYLTSTANRRGIEARLVDTLDYEAYADVIDEDTAFVHVETIANPSLVTPDFERIAEIAHEHAVPLVVDNTFATPYLCRPFEHGADITWESTTKWITGNGTTVGGVIVDGGQFPWDHPDADYDELDGQSPAFPIDFVEEFGDAAFANVARQRGVRPTGGQQSPFDAWQTIQGLNTLPLRMDRHCENARTVAEFLRDDDRVGWVKYPGFEDHPSHDNAAEYLDGFGGMVTFGVDGGYEAAKTLCESVELTSFLANVGDAKTLVIHPASTTHAQMDETQQRLAGVFPDMLRLSVGIEDPEDVIADLDRGLAAGDRAAEEEDK, encoded by the coding sequence ATGACACGTGGGTTCAACACCCGGAGTCTCCACGCCGGCGCCGAGGCCGACCCGGCGACCGGGTCGCGCGCGACCCCGATCCACCAGACGACCTCGTTCGTCTTCGACGACGCGGACACGGCGGCGGAGCTGTACGCGCTCCGGGCGGAGGGCCACATCTACTCCCGGCTCTCCAACCCGACCGTGGGGGCCCTCGAGGACCGGATCGCCGACCTCGCCGGCGGCACGGACGCGGTCGCGACCGGCGCGGGAATGGCCGCCTTCGACGCGATAACGACCGTGCTCGCGAGCGCGGGCGACAACGTCGTCGCCAGCTCCGAGATGTACGGCGGCACGGCCGCGTACCTCACCAGCACCGCGAACCGCCGCGGGATCGAGGCCCGGCTCGTCGACACGCTCGATTACGAGGCGTACGCGGACGTGATCGACGAGGACACCGCGTTCGTCCACGTCGAGACGATCGCGAACCCCTCGCTCGTCACCCCCGACTTCGAGCGGATCGCCGAGATCGCCCACGAGCACGCGGTGCCGCTCGTCGTCGACAACACGTTCGCGACCCCCTATCTCTGTCGGCCGTTCGAGCACGGCGCCGACATCACCTGGGAGTCGACGACCAAGTGGATCACGGGCAACGGGACGACGGTCGGCGGGGTCATCGTCGACGGCGGGCAGTTCCCGTGGGACCACCCGGACGCCGACTACGACGAGCTCGACGGGCAGTCGCCGGCGTTCCCGATCGACTTCGTCGAGGAGTTCGGCGACGCCGCCTTCGCGAACGTCGCCCGCCAGCGCGGCGTGCGCCCCACCGGCGGCCAGCAGTCCCCCTTCGACGCGTGGCAGACGATCCAGGGGCTCAACACGCTCCCGCTCCGGATGGACCGCCACTGCGAGAACGCGCGGACCGTCGCCGAGTTCCTCCGCGACGACGACCGGGTCGGCTGGGTGAAGTACCCCGGCTTCGAGGACCACCCGAGCCACGACAACGCCGCCGAGTACCTCGACGGCTTCGGCGGCATGGTGACGTTCGGCGTCGACGGCGGCTACGAGGCCGCCAAGACGCTGTGCGAGTCGGTCGAGCTGACGAGTTTCCTCGCGAACGTCGGCGACGCGAAGACGCTCGTCATCCACCCCGCCTCCACCACGCACGCGCAGATGGACGAGACCCAACAGCGGCTCGCGGGCGTCTTCCCCGACATGCTCCGGCTCTCCGTCGGCATCGAGGACCCCGAGGACGTGATCGCCGACCTCGACCGCGGGCTGGCGGCCGGCGACCGCGCGGCCGAGGAGGAGGACAAATGA
- a CDS encoding molybdopterin-dependent oxidoreductase translates to MGPGSGIGGTLRDALDRLEPPPRAVDWSLFVFVAAEVLTGLVSFTVGVPEGWPVFWLHRALGLGIVALLAWKLARVRRRLTDPTLWQRSTALSVLTLVAALGALSTGVVWVFGLDVRLSYWTLLSVHVGFGLVLLPLVAAHAATRFRLPRRVDFERRRTAVRYTVLLVAGAATYRLQQGVNDLLDTAGADRRFTGSQPREGDGNGAFPVTSWVADNPDPIDREGYRLRVEGLVSAPVELTTDELGAGHETEALLDCTSGWYTVQEWGGIRVGDLLDAAGGPETASGDEEATDREPAYVRFTSVTGYRWSLPLDEAEDALLATRVGGVRLSHGHGAPARLVAPDRRGFQWVKWVTRVEVRAEYDLGQWFVTLVSGFD, encoded by the coding sequence ATGGGACCGGGGTCCGGAATCGGCGGAACGCTCCGCGACGCGCTCGACCGCCTAGAGCCGCCGCCGCGCGCGGTCGACTGGTCGCTGTTCGTGTTCGTGGCCGCGGAGGTCCTGACGGGGCTCGTCTCCTTCACGGTGGGCGTCCCGGAGGGGTGGCCCGTCTTCTGGCTCCACCGCGCGCTCGGGCTCGGGATCGTCGCGCTGCTCGCGTGGAAGCTCGCGCGCGTCCGGCGCCGCCTCACCGACCCGACGCTCTGGCAGCGGTCGACCGCGCTGTCGGTCCTGACGCTCGTCGCCGCCCTCGGCGCGCTCTCGACCGGGGTCGTCTGGGTGTTCGGACTCGACGTGCGGCTCTCCTACTGGACGCTGCTCTCCGTCCACGTCGGGTTCGGACTGGTCCTGCTCCCGCTCGTGGCGGCGCACGCCGCGACCCGGTTCAGGCTCCCGCGGCGGGTCGACTTCGAGCGCCGGCGCACCGCCGTTCGATACACCGTCCTGCTGGTCGCCGGCGCCGCGACCTACCGGCTCCAACAGGGCGTCAACGACCTGCTCGACACGGCGGGCGCGGACCGGCGGTTCACCGGGTCCCAGCCCCGCGAGGGCGACGGGAACGGCGCGTTCCCGGTCACATCGTGGGTCGCCGACAACCCCGACCCGATCGACCGGGAGGGGTACCGACTGCGGGTCGAGGGGCTCGTGAGCGCTCCGGTCGAGCTGACCACCGACGAGCTCGGTGCCGGCCACGAGACGGAAGCCCTGCTCGACTGCACGAGCGGGTGGTACACGGTGCAAGAGTGGGGCGGGATCCGCGTCGGCGACCTGCTCGACGCGGCCGGGGGGCCGGAGACGGCCTCCGGCGACGAGGAGGCGACCGACCGCGAGCCGGCCTACGTCCGGTTCACGTCGGTCACGGGGTACCGCTGGAGTCTCCCGCTTGACGAGGCCGAAGACGCGCTGCTCGCGACGCGGGTCGGCGGTGTGCGCCTCTCGCACGGCCACGGCGCGCCGGCCAGGCTCGTCGCCCCCGACCGGCGGGGGTTCCAGTGGGTGAAGTGGGTGACGCGCGTGGAGGTGCGGGCGGAGTACGACCTCGGTCAGTGGTTCGTGACGCTGGTGAGCGGGTTCGACTGA
- a CDS encoding long-chain fatty acid--CoA ligase: MPGGHSQTLRPFLWRAERLYPDTEIVSRTHEGRTRHTYAEYADRTAQLANALDEYGIERGDRVATFCWNNTRHFETYFGVPNAGAQLHTINPLLPDEHIRYIVDDAEDEIVFVDPSLAGKLAGAAEGAEEFADVDFVVMGSEGTDALDGTPYEEFIADQPTDYDWPELDSDQPAGLCYTSGTTGKPKGVEYTQSMLWSHTMASQTPQGIPMEDSDVVMPVVPMFHVNAWGMPFTATAAGAKHVYPGPSPDPADLAALIEEEGVTISAGVPTVWLGLREYIAEGNEVDLSTLDTVIVGGAAAPQSLIEWYDDRGVEVLHAWGMTELSPIGTVSHLTDDLRDADYETQVDKRSKQGLVVPGLEFEVIDENGEEIPWDGEAFGELRIRGPWVTKEYFKRPEANEAEFVDGWLKTGDVVTVDEDGYLQLVDRTKDVIKSGGEWISSVELENAIMAYDGVSEATVIGVPHERWQERPVAFVVAADGVDREALVDEIEDGLREEYPKWWVPDAVEFIDEVPKTATGKFSKKDLRERYADQSLVDGSVPEEDAPEQE; this comes from the coding sequence ATGCCCGGTGGACACTCCCAGACGCTTCGACCGTTCCTGTGGCGCGCGGAACGACTGTACCCCGACACAGAGATCGTTTCCCGGACCCACGAGGGTCGCACGCGACACACGTACGCCGAGTACGCCGACCGAACCGCCCAGCTGGCGAACGCGCTCGACGAGTACGGGATCGAGCGCGGCGACAGGGTAGCGACGTTCTGCTGGAACAACACGCGCCACTTCGAGACGTACTTCGGCGTCCCGAACGCCGGCGCGCAGCTCCACACGATAAACCCCCTGCTGCCCGACGAGCACATCCGGTACATCGTCGACGACGCCGAAGACGAGATCGTGTTCGTCGACCCGTCGCTCGCGGGGAAGCTCGCCGGCGCGGCCGAGGGCGCCGAGGAGTTCGCCGACGTCGACTTCGTCGTAATGGGTTCCGAGGGGACCGACGCGCTCGACGGGACCCCCTACGAGGAGTTCATCGCCGACCAGCCGACCGACTACGACTGGCCCGAACTCGACAGCGACCAGCCCGCCGGCCTCTGTTACACCTCCGGCACGACGGGGAAACCGAAGGGCGTCGAGTACACTCAGTCGATGCTGTGGAGCCACACGATGGCCTCCCAGACGCCGCAGGGGATCCCGATGGAGGACTCCGACGTGGTCATGCCCGTCGTCCCCATGTTCCACGTCAACGCGTGGGGGATGCCGTTCACCGCGACCGCGGCGGGCGCGAAGCACGTCTACCCCGGGCCGTCGCCGGACCCGGCCGACCTCGCGGCGCTGATCGAGGAGGAGGGCGTGACGATCTCGGCGGGCGTGCCGACGGTGTGGCTCGGCCTCCGCGAGTACATCGCGGAGGGGAACGAGGTCGACCTCTCGACGCTCGACACCGTGATCGTCGGCGGCGCGGCCGCCCCGCAGTCGCTGATCGAGTGGTACGACGACCGGGGCGTCGAGGTGCTCCACGCGTGGGGGATGACCGAGCTGTCGCCGATCGGCACCGTTTCGCATCTCACCGACGACCTCCGCGACGCCGACTACGAGACGCAGGTCGACAAGCGGTCGAAACAGGGGCTCGTCGTCCCCGGGCTGGAGTTCGAGGTGATAGACGAGAACGGCGAGGAGATCCCGTGGGACGGCGAGGCGTTCGGCGAGCTCCGGATCCGCGGTCCGTGGGTCACCAAGGAGTACTTCAAGCGGCCGGAGGCGAACGAGGCGGAGTTCGTCGACGGCTGGCTGAAGACCGGCGACGTGGTCACCGTCGACGAGGACGGCTACCTCCAGCTCGTCGACCGGACGAAAGACGTGATCAAGTCGGGCGGCGAGTGGATCTCCAGCGTCGAGTTGGAGAACGCGATCATGGCGTACGACGGCGTGAGCGAGGCGACCGTCATCGGCGTCCCGCACGAGCGCTGGCAAGAGCGCCCGGTCGCGTTCGTTGTCGCGGCTGACGGCGTCGATCGCGAGGCCTTGGTCGACGAGATCGAGGACGGACTCCGCGAGGAGTACCCGAAGTGGTGGGTGCCGGACGCGGTGGAGTTCATCGACGAGGTGCCGAAGACCGCCACCGGGAAGTTCTCGAAGAAGGACCTCCGCGAGCGGTACGCCGATCAGTCGCTCGTCGACGGCTCGGTGCCGGAAGAGGACGCGCCCGAGCAGGAGTAG
- a CDS encoding antitoxin VapB family protein encodes MVKRIRVEEDTHAALASLKGDDESFDDLLTRLLREHRGGPQSGAGLWEGSDAPEHARETRRELKSGIDTRDPES; translated from the coding sequence ATGGTGAAGCGTATCCGCGTCGAGGAGGACACACACGCCGCGCTCGCGTCGCTGAAGGGCGACGACGAGTCCTTCGACGACCTGCTGACGCGGTTGCTCCGCGAACACCGCGGCGGTCCGCAGTCTGGGGCCGGTCTCTGGGAAGGGAGCGACGCACCCGAACACGCACGCGAGACGCGTCGAGAACTGAAAAGCGGAATCGACACGCGAGACCCGGAGTCCTGA
- a CDS encoding DEAD/DEAH box helicase encodes MATEAAGIDRPLLVDDFLQRRRYQLQLAASAADDHTLVCLPTGLGKTTVSLLVTAERLHEAGGKALFLAPTKPLVQQHADFYREALQIPDDEIVVFTGDVKPDDRAALWDDARIVIATPQVVENDLVGNRISLRDVTHLTFDECHRATGDYAYVYIAERYHADAADPLVTGMSASPGGDTEEIQTVCENLGLANVEVMTEEDADVDEYTHDTDVQWEQVTLPDEVLEIRDALNEVITDRLEKLKQLGVTNTTNPDLSQKDLNKMRGQLKQMMDNDQSDGYKGMSTHAEVMKLRRATELVETQSVESVRRYFERQREAARSSGASKASQRMVADPKVREAMRKAEAFDGLHPKFSKARILLAETLGINEGERAILFTESRDTAEALVEFLSASFDVRKFVGQGDKEGSDGMSQKQQQETLDEFKAGEFEVLVSTSVAEEGLDVPEVDLVCFYEPVPTAIRSIQRKGRTGRQAEGKVVVLMAEDTRDEAFFWISRRREKKMASQLAELKEATDDIEETVGDDGQAGLDAFAGGSAERDAEPEPDGNAGDDVDGGDGSDDDAGLTDFAAETRGGDEADDEGDAGAEGDADGVVATAGVDDGVEVVVDQRELDSSIAKDLSTRDGLVTRLETLAVGDYVLSDRVAVERKSAADFVDSMLDADRSMFEQVGELSRAYARPVMVVEGTNLYGQRDIDPNAIRGALASLAVDFDVSVLRTEGESDTTELLATIAKREQETRDREVSVHGEKTTKTRAEQQEYVVSSIADIGPVTARTLLEHFGTVEAVMTAPEDDLLEVEGVGPVTAERIREVVGSEYE; translated from the coding sequence ATGGCGACCGAGGCCGCCGGCATCGACAGACCCCTGCTCGTCGACGACTTCCTCCAGCGGCGCCGCTACCAGCTCCAGCTCGCGGCGTCGGCGGCCGACGACCACACCCTCGTCTGCCTCCCGACCGGCCTCGGCAAGACGACCGTCAGCCTGCTCGTCACCGCCGAGCGCCTCCACGAGGCCGGCGGGAAGGCCCTCTTTTTAGCCCCCACCAAACCCCTCGTCCAGCAGCACGCCGACTTCTACCGCGAGGCGCTGCAGATTCCGGACGACGAGATCGTCGTCTTCACCGGCGACGTGAAGCCGGACGACCGCGCCGCCCTCTGGGACGACGCCCGGATCGTGATCGCGACCCCGCAGGTCGTCGAGAACGACCTCGTCGGCAACCGGATCTCGCTGCGCGACGTGACCCATCTCACCTTCGACGAGTGCCACCGCGCGACCGGCGACTACGCGTACGTCTACATCGCGGAGCGCTACCACGCCGACGCGGCCGACCCGCTCGTCACCGGGATGTCGGCCTCGCCGGGCGGCGACACCGAGGAGATCCAGACCGTCTGCGAGAACCTCGGGCTCGCGAACGTCGAGGTGATGACGGAGGAGGACGCCGACGTCGACGAGTACACCCACGACACCGACGTGCAGTGGGAGCAGGTCACCCTCCCCGACGAGGTCCTCGAGATCCGGGACGCCCTCAACGAGGTGATCACCGACCGGTTAGAGAAGCTGAAGCAGTTGGGGGTGACGAACACGACGAACCCGGACCTCTCGCAGAAGGACCTCAACAAGATGCGCGGGCAGCTGAAACAGATGATGGACAACGACCAGTCGGACGGGTACAAGGGGATGAGCACCCACGCCGAGGTGATGAAGCTCCGGCGCGCGACCGAGCTGGTCGAGACGCAGTCGGTCGAGTCCGTCCGGCGCTACTTCGAGCGCCAGCGCGAGGCCGCCCGCTCCTCCGGCGCCTCGAAGGCGAGCCAGCGGATGGTCGCCGACCCCAAGGTGCGCGAGGCGATGCGGAAGGCCGAGGCGTTCGACGGGCTCCACCCGAAGTTCTCGAAGGCCCGCATTCTCTTGGCCGAGACCCTCGGCATCAACGAGGGCGAGCGCGCGATCCTGTTCACCGAGTCCCGTGACACCGCCGAGGCGCTCGTGGAGTTCCTCTCCGCGAGCTTCGACGTCCGGAAGTTCGTCGGGCAGGGCGACAAGGAGGGCTCCGACGGGATGAGTCAGAAACAGCAGCAGGAGACGCTCGACGAGTTCAAGGCCGGCGAGTTCGAGGTGCTGGTCTCCACGTCGGTCGCCGAGGAGGGGCTGGACGTCCCCGAGGTCGACCTGGTCTGCTTCTACGAGCCCGTCCCCACCGCGATCCGCTCGATCCAGCGCAAGGGCCGGACCGGCCGGCAGGCCGAGGGGAAAGTCGTCGTCCTGATGGCCGAGGACACCCGCGACGAGGCGTTCTTCTGGATCTCCCGCCGTCGCGAGAAGAAGATGGCCAGTCAGCTCGCCGAGCTGAAGGAGGCCACCGACGACATCGAGGAGACCGTCGGCGACGACGGGCAGGCCGGCCTCGACGCGTTCGCCGGGGGATCCGCCGAGCGCGACGCCGAGCCGGAGCCCGACGGGAACGCCGGCGACGACGTCGACGGCGGTGACGGTAGCGACGACGACGCCGGACTGACCGACTTCGCGGCCGAGACGCGGGGTGGAGACGAGGCGGACGACGAGGGCGACGCGGGAGCCGAGGGCGACGCAGACGGCGTCGTCGCCACCGCCGGCGTCGACGACGGCGTCGAGGTCGTCGTCGACCAGCGCGAGCTCGACTCCTCCATCGCGAAGGACCTCTCGACGCGCGACGGGCTCGTCACCCGGCTGGAGACGCTCGCGGTCGGCGACTACGTGCTCTCCGACCGCGTCGCCGTCGAGCGCAAGTCGGCGGCCGACTTCGTCGACTCGATGCTCGACGCCGACCGGTCGATGTTCGAACAGGTCGGCGAGCTCTCGCGGGCGTACGCCCGCCCGGTGATGGTCGTGGAGGGGACGAACCTCTACGGGCAGCGCGATATCGACCCGAACGCGATCCGGGGCGCGCTCGCATCGCTCGCGGTCGACTTCGACGTGAGCGTGCTCCGCACCGAGGGCGAGTCGGACACCACGGAGCTGCTCGCGACCATCGCCAAGCGGGAGCAGGAGACCCGCGACCGCGAGGTGAGCGTCCACGGCGAGAAGACGACGAAGACCCGCGCGGAACAGCAGGAGTACGTCGTCTCCTCCATCGCCGACATCGGCCCGGTCACGGCCCGGACCCTGCTGGAGCACTTCGGCACCGTCGAGGCCGTGATGACCGCGCCCGAGGACGACCTGCTGGAGGTCGAGGGCGTGGGGCCGGTGACCGCCGAGCGCATTCGCGAGGTCGTTGGCAGCGAGTACGAGTGA
- a CDS encoding DUF5807 family protein, giving the protein MSKLDEFLAGERLDDVVFYLSDAYLDDDSRLRNVGAETDDGVRLILDGETGRSAFEAGTGMGAMEFAKTAMGAEGTIARALDGGACPFAEEAPDDDHDVRFVFAFAEAQNEEVGGLYAEGDVVHAYAHCTCGESYSHKWVVGDRDGE; this is encoded by the coding sequence ATGAGCAAACTCGACGAGTTCCTCGCCGGCGAGCGGCTCGACGACGTCGTCTTCTACCTGAGCGACGCGTACCTCGACGACGACTCCCGGCTCCGCAACGTCGGCGCCGAGACGGACGACGGCGTGCGGCTGATCCTCGACGGCGAGACCGGTCGGTCCGCGTTCGAGGCCGGCACCGGGATGGGCGCGATGGAGTTCGCGAAGACGGCGATGGGCGCCGAGGGGACGATCGCCCGAGCGCTCGACGGCGGGGCGTGCCCGTTCGCCGAGGAGGCGCCCGACGACGACCACGACGTCCGGTTCGTCTTCGCGTTCGCGGAGGCGCAAAACGAGGAGGTCGGCGGGCTCTACGCCGAGGGCGACGTGGTCCACGCCTACGCCCACTGCACGTGCGGCGAGAGCTACTCACACAAGTGGGTCGTCGGCGACCGCGACGGCGAGTGA